In Anabas testudineus chromosome 12, fAnaTes1.2, whole genome shotgun sequence, one genomic interval encodes:
- the brms1la gene encoding breast cancer metastasis-suppressor 1-like protein-A — protein sequence MPVHRDREKKESTAEEMEVEEQEHEASSSEDEDSDTSSVSEDGDSSEMDEEDCERRRMECLDEMSNLEKQFTDLKDQLYRERLSQVNSKLAEVEAGRAAEYLEPLAVLLENMQVRTKVAGIYRELCVESVKNKYQCEIQAAFQHWESEKLLLFDTVQSELEEKIRRLEEDRHSIDITSELWNDELTGRKKRRDALSPDKKRRRPSVVSGPYIVYMLPDLDILEDWTAIRKAVATLGPHRGKTDSDSSVFPFRPDRNRPILNC from the exons ATGCCAGTGCACCGTGATCGGGAGAAGAAGGAGAGCActgcagaggagatggaggtggaAGAACAGGAGCATGAGGCATCTAGCTCAGAGGATGAGGATTCTGACACCTCCTCTGTGTCTGAGGATGGAGACAGCTCAG aAATGGATGAAGAGGACTGTGAGCGGAGGAGGATGGAGTGTTTGGATGAGATGTCCAACCTGGAGAAACAATTCACTGATCTCAAAGACCA GCTGTATCGTGAGCGTCTCAGTCAGGTGAACAGCAAGCTGGCAGAAGTGGAAGCTGGACGGGCAGCAGAATATCTGGAGCCGCTTGCTGTACTGCTGGAGAACATGCAGGTCCGCACCAAAGTGGCAG GTATCTAcagagagctgtgtgtggagtCTGTGAAAAACAAGTACCAGTGTGAGATCCAGGCAGCATTCCAGCACTGGGAG agtgagaagctgctgctgtttgatacAGTACAGAGTGAACTGGAGGAGAAAATTAGAAGACTAGAGGAAGACAGACACAGCATAGATATTACATCAG AGCTGTGGAATGACGAGTTgacagggaggaagaagaggagagatgctTTAAGTCCAGacaagaagaggagaagacCTTCAGTAGTGTCTG GACCATATATTGTTTATATGCTGCCTGACTTAGACATCCTGGAGGACTGGACAGCCATCAGAAag GCCGTGGCTACGCTGGGTCCCCACAGAGGGAAGACTGACTCGGACAGCTCCGTGTTCCCGTTCAGACCCGACAGAAACAGACCCATTCTCAATTgctga